A stretch of Amycolatopsis balhimycina FH 1894 DNA encodes these proteins:
- a CDS encoding glycosyl hydrolase family 18 protein gives MSRKRWHLLGLFTAVGALAVGIVTVPASAAGGVSAAFSKGSDWGTGYEGKYTVNNGSGSTLPSWTVEFDLPSGAKISSLWDGSYTASGQHVTVKNTWNGNVANGSSANFGFNVAYSGSYVAPSNCKLNGGSCDAGGGTPTTTPTTPTQPTTTPTTPTTPTTTPPPPPGGLKNVGYFVQWGVYGRNYHVKNIETSGSASKLTHINYAFGNVTNGQCSANDDPYADYQKTYDAAGSVDGVADTWDQPVAGNFNQLRKLKKLHPGLKVIWSFGGWTYSGGFGQAAQNAAAFAQSCYNLLKDPRWADIWDGIDIDWEYPNACGLSCDTSGAAAYKNLMGALRAKFGSSFLITSAITADGSSGGKLDVADYGGAAQYVNWYNVMSYDYFGAWAAQGPTAPHSPLTSYSGIPTAGFYSDAAIQKLKSKGVPSSKLLLGIGFYGRGWTGVTQSTPGGTATGPAPGTYEQGIEDYKVLKNSCPSTGTIAGTAYAKCGSNWWSYDTPSTIGGKMSYAKQQGLGGAFFWELTGDTTGGELITAMKNGLS, from the coding sequence ATGTCCAGGAAGAGATGGCACCTCCTCGGTCTGTTCACCGCGGTCGGCGCGCTCGCGGTCGGGATCGTCACCGTGCCGGCGAGCGCCGCCGGTGGCGTCAGCGCCGCCTTCAGCAAGGGCTCCGACTGGGGCACCGGCTACGAAGGCAAGTACACGGTCAACAACGGCTCCGGGTCGACTCTCCCGTCGTGGACCGTCGAGTTCGATCTGCCGAGCGGCGCGAAGATCTCGTCGCTGTGGGACGGCAGCTACACCGCGTCCGGTCAGCACGTCACCGTCAAGAACACGTGGAACGGCAACGTCGCCAACGGCAGTAGCGCGAACTTCGGGTTCAACGTCGCCTACTCCGGTTCGTACGTCGCGCCGTCGAACTGCAAGCTGAACGGCGGCTCCTGCGACGCCGGCGGCGGCACACCGACCACCACGCCGACGACCCCGACGCAGCCGACCACGACCCCGACGACCCCCACCACCCCGACGACCACTCCGCCGCCCCCGCCGGGCGGGCTGAAGAACGTCGGCTACTTCGTGCAGTGGGGCGTCTACGGCCGCAACTACCACGTCAAGAACATCGAGACGTCCGGCTCGGCGAGCAAGCTGACCCACATCAACTACGCGTTCGGCAACGTGACGAACGGGCAGTGCTCGGCGAACGACGACCCGTACGCCGACTACCAGAAGACCTACGACGCCGCGGGCAGCGTCGACGGCGTCGCCGACACCTGGGACCAGCCGGTGGCCGGCAACTTCAACCAGCTGCGGAAGCTGAAGAAGCTGCACCCCGGCCTGAAGGTGATCTGGTCGTTCGGCGGCTGGACCTACTCCGGCGGCTTCGGCCAGGCCGCGCAGAACGCCGCCGCGTTCGCGCAGTCCTGCTACAACCTGCTCAAGGACCCGCGCTGGGCGGACATCTGGGACGGCATCGACATCGACTGGGAGTACCCCAACGCCTGCGGCCTGTCCTGCGACACCAGCGGCGCGGCGGCCTACAAGAACCTGATGGGCGCGCTGCGGGCGAAGTTCGGCTCGTCGTTCCTGATCACGTCGGCCATCACGGCGGACGGCAGCAGCGGCGGCAAGCTCGACGTCGCCGACTACGGCGGCGCCGCGCAGTACGTCAACTGGTACAACGTGATGTCCTACGACTACTTCGGCGCTTGGGCGGCGCAGGGCCCGACGGCTCCGCACTCGCCGCTGACGTCGTACTCCGGCATCCCGACGGCCGGCTTCTACTCCGACGCGGCGATCCAAAAACTCAAGAGCAAGGGTGTCCCGTCGAGCAAGCTGTTGCTGGGCATCGGGTTCTACGGCCGTGGCTGGACCGGCGTCACGCAGAGCACGCCGGGTGGCACGGCGACCGGCCCGGCGCCGGGCACGTACGAGCAGGGCATCGAGGACTACAAGGTCCTGAAGAACTCCTGCCCGTCGACCGGCACGATCGCCGGCACGGCGTACGCGAAGTGCGGCAGCAACTGGTGGAGCTACGACACCCCGTCGACCATCGGCGGGAAGATGTCCTACGCCAAGCAGCAGGGTCTCGGCGGCGCCTTCTTCTGGGAGCTGACCGGTGACACCACGGGCGGCGAGCTCATCACGGCGATGAAGAACGGCCTGTCATGA
- a CDS encoding cellulose binding domain-containing protein, with protein MRRGWLPALGLAAAAATIGAMLVIAPASAAGGVSATFSKGSDWGTGYEGKYTIANGSGSTLPSWTVEFDLPSGAKISSLWDGSYTASGQHVTVKNTWNGNVANGGSANFGFNVAYSGSYVAPSNCKLNGGSCAAGGTPPTTTTPPVTTTPPTTTTPPPAGGRGAPYLYLGWGNPPNPQTVMNATGIKWFTMAFVNASGGCNPAWDSSRPLSGSADANAIAQIKAAGGQVIPSFGGWSGTKLGPACSTSAALAGAYQQVINAYGLKAIDIDIENSDEFENEAVQDRILGALKIVKQNNPGIQTILTFGTSTTGPNYYGNRLIDQSKALGANVDIYTIMPFDFGGGADMYASTVSAANGLRDKLKSTFGWSDATAYGHLGISGMNGLSDQQELTSLPAWTQITNWAKTNKLARLAFWSVNRDRGCPGGGVQSTCSGIAQNDWDFTKVTAGF; from the coding sequence ATGAGGCGCGGGTGGCTGCCCGCACTCGGGCTGGCGGCCGCGGCCGCCACGATCGGCGCGATGCTCGTGATCGCCCCGGCCAGCGCGGCCGGCGGGGTCTCGGCGACCTTCAGCAAGGGCTCCGACTGGGGCACCGGCTACGAGGGCAAGTACACGATCGCCAACGGCTCGGGTTCGACGTTGCCCAGTTGGACGGTCGAATTCGATCTGCCGAGCGGCGCGAAGATCTCGTCGCTGTGGGACGGCAGCTACACGGCGTCCGGTCAGCACGTCACCGTCAAGAACACGTGGAACGGCAACGTCGCCAACGGCGGTAGCGCGAACTTCGGGTTCAACGTGGCGTACTCCGGTTCGTACGTCGCGCCGTCGAACTGCAAGCTCAACGGTGGGTCGTGTGCGGCCGGGGGGACACCTCCGACCACGACCACGCCGCCTGTGACGACGACGCCGCCGACCACGACGACACCGCCTCCGGCGGGTGGCCGCGGTGCGCCGTACCTGTACCTGGGCTGGGGCAACCCGCCGAACCCGCAGACGGTGATGAACGCGACCGGGATCAAGTGGTTCACCATGGCGTTCGTCAACGCCTCAGGTGGCTGCAACCCGGCGTGGGACAGCAGCCGTCCGCTGTCGGGCAGCGCGGACGCGAACGCGATCGCGCAGATCAAGGCGGCGGGTGGCCAGGTCATCCCGTCGTTCGGCGGCTGGAGCGGCACCAAGCTCGGCCCGGCCTGCTCGACGTCCGCCGCGCTCGCCGGTGCCTACCAGCAGGTGATCAACGCGTACGGGCTCAAGGCGATCGACATCGACATCGAGAACTCCGACGAGTTCGAGAACGAGGCCGTGCAGGACCGCATCCTGGGCGCGCTGAAGATCGTCAAGCAGAACAACCCGGGTATCCAGACGATCCTGACGTTCGGCACGTCGACGACCGGCCCGAACTACTACGGCAACCGGCTCATCGACCAGTCGAAGGCGCTGGGTGCCAACGTGGACATCTACACGATCATGCCGTTCGACTTCGGCGGCGGCGCGGACATGTACGCGAGCACGGTGAGCGCCGCGAACGGCCTGCGGGACAAGCTGAAATCGACGTTCGGGTGGAGCGACGCCACGGCGTACGGCCACCTGGGCATCTCGGGCATGAACGGCCTGTCCGACCAGCAGGAGCTGACGAGCTTGCCGGCCTGGACCCAGATCACGAACTGGGCCAAGACGAACAAGCTCGCCCGCCTGGCGTTCTGGTCGGTCAACCGCGACCGCGGCTGCCCCGGCGGCGGCGTGCAGTCGACCTGCAGTGGCATCGCGCAGAACGACTGGGACTTCACAAAGGTGACAGCAGGCTTCTGA
- a CDS encoding aspartate aminotransferase family protein, with protein MAAEFWADVDRHLVRYGGTFTREIIDHAEGSFVFTEDGRRILDFTSGQMSAILGHSHPEIVATVRRQVGQLDHLFSGMLSRPVVDLARRLAGTLPAPLEKALLLTTGAESNEAAVRMAKLVTGKHEIVSFARSWHGMTQGAASATYSAGRRGYGPAAPGNFAIPAPNAYRPDFTDAGGHLDWRRQLDFGFDLIDAQSVGSLAACLVEPILSSGGVIEPPPGYFAALAAKCRERGMLLILDEAQTGLCRTGNWYAFERDGVVPDILTLSKTLGAGLPLAAVLTSAEIEQEAHERGFLFFTTHVADPLPAAVGNTVLDVLVRDRLDERAVELGVLLRKGLEEIASRHDVVGDIRGRGLLAGLELVVDRETKRSSDALGAHVTQRCLELGLHMNIVQLPGMGGVFRIAPPLTASEEEIALGLEILDQAIGDAVKTL; from the coding sequence ATGGCTGCGGAATTCTGGGCGGACGTCGACCGGCACCTCGTGCGCTACGGCGGCACCTTCACCCGCGAGATCATCGACCACGCCGAAGGCAGTTTCGTCTTCACCGAGGACGGCCGCCGGATCCTCGACTTCACCTCCGGGCAGATGAGCGCGATCCTCGGGCACTCGCACCCGGAGATCGTCGCCACCGTCCGGCGGCAGGTCGGGCAGCTCGACCACCTGTTCAGCGGCATGCTGAGCCGCCCGGTCGTCGACCTCGCGCGGCGGCTCGCCGGGACACTCCCGGCGCCGCTGGAGAAGGCGTTGCTGCTGACCACCGGGGCCGAGTCGAACGAGGCCGCCGTCCGGATGGCCAAGCTCGTCACCGGCAAGCACGAGATCGTCTCCTTCGCCCGCTCGTGGCACGGCATGACGCAGGGCGCGGCGAGCGCCACCTACAGCGCCGGCCGTCGCGGGTACGGGCCGGCCGCGCCCGGCAACTTCGCCATCCCGGCGCCGAACGCGTACCGGCCGGACTTCACCGACGCCGGCGGCCACCTCGACTGGCGGCGCCAGCTCGACTTCGGCTTCGACCTGATCGACGCGCAGTCGGTCGGCAGCCTGGCCGCGTGCCTGGTGGAGCCGATCCTCAGCTCCGGCGGCGTCATCGAGCCGCCGCCCGGCTACTTCGCCGCCCTGGCCGCGAAATGCCGTGAACGCGGGATGCTGCTGATCCTCGACGAAGCCCAGACCGGGTTGTGCCGCACGGGGAACTGGTACGCGTTCGAGCGCGACGGCGTCGTCCCCGACATCCTGACGCTGTCGAAGACACTCGGCGCCGGGTTGCCGCTGGCGGCCGTGCTGACCAGCGCCGAAATCGAGCAGGAGGCGCACGAGCGCGGATTCCTGTTCTTCACGACGCACGTGGCGGACCCGCTGCCGGCGGCGGTCGGCAACACCGTCCTCGACGTACTGGTCCGCGACCGGCTCGACGAGCGCGCGGTCGAGCTGGGCGTTCTGCTGCGGAAGGGGCTGGAGGAGATCGCTTCCCGGCACGACGTCGTCGGCGACATCCGCGGCCGCGGCCTGCTGGCCGGACTGGAACTGGTCGTGGACCGCGAAACCAAGCGCAGTTCGGACGCGCTGGGCGCGCACGTCACGCAACGCTGCCTCGAGCTGGGCCTGCACATGAACATCGTGCAGCTGCCCGGGATGGGCGGGGTGTTCCGGATCGCCCCGCCGCTGACGGCGTCCGAAGAGGAGATCGCGCTCGGCTTGGAGATCCTCGACCAGGCGATCGGGGACGCCGTCAAGACACTCTGA
- the hypF gene encoding carbamoyltransferase HypF, whose protein sequence is MRVAVRVAGVVQGVGFRPFVHQLARRLALAGFAGNDVHGVFAEVEGPPSQVRAFVAGLRSQAPPLAVVDEVGVEEIPATGETGFRILASPAGGDADTLISADSATCADCLRDLRDPADRRFRYPFVNCTNCGPRFTIVQGVPYDRPLTTMAGFAMCAECKQEYEDPADRRFHAQPVCCPTCGPTLRFEPGGGDPIRKTAEALEQGAVVAVKGLGGYHLAVGARHEEAARRLRQRKHREDKPFAVMVADLTQARELAEVSTAAEEVLTNRRRPIVLLPKKAELADAVAPGNRRIGLMLPYTPLHHLLLEHTGPIVLTSANVSDAPIVYRDEDLGRLEGIADAFLTHDRPIHVRTDDSVVRIVRGREQLQRRSRGYAPEPVRLETKKHLLGCGAELKNTFCLAKGRHAFVSHHIGDLENYETFKSFTEGIAHFERLFAIDPVVVVHDLHPEYLSTKYALDQDVELLGVQHHHAHIAACLADNGEDGPVLGVAFDGTGFGPDGTVWGGEFLLADLTTYRRLTHLKAVRMPGGAQAIRQPWRMAASYVDELGRPARDDIVKLKRSGLNSPLTSSAGRLFDAAAALLGVRDTVTYEGQAAIELEQLADPAEKSAYRARIDEEIHGEDLIAALLDDPGSRAKRAARFHNGVADAIARTCDRFRDLSGTVALSGGVFQNVLLLDRTVEELETQGFRVLTHRRVPTNDGGISFGQVAVASRTTR, encoded by the coding sequence GTGCGAGTGGCGGTCAGGGTCGCCGGGGTGGTGCAGGGCGTGGGGTTCCGGCCCTTCGTCCACCAGCTCGCGCGGCGGCTCGCGCTCGCCGGGTTCGCCGGGAACGACGTCCACGGGGTCTTCGCCGAGGTCGAGGGCCCACCTTCGCAGGTGAGAGCCTTCGTGGCCGGACTCCGGTCCCAGGCGCCGCCGCTGGCCGTCGTCGACGAAGTCGGCGTCGAAGAGATCCCGGCGACCGGGGAGACCGGGTTCCGCATCTTGGCCAGCCCGGCCGGCGGCGACGCCGACACGCTGATCTCCGCCGATTCCGCCACCTGCGCCGACTGCCTTCGCGACCTCCGCGACCCTGCTGACCGGCGGTTCCGGTACCCCTTCGTGAACTGCACGAACTGCGGCCCGCGGTTCACCATCGTCCAGGGTGTGCCCTACGACCGGCCGCTCACCACCATGGCCGGCTTCGCGATGTGCGCCGAGTGCAAGCAGGAATACGAGGACCCGGCCGACCGGCGGTTCCACGCCCAGCCCGTCTGCTGTCCCACCTGCGGGCCCACGCTGCGGTTCGAGCCCGGCGGCGGCGATCCGATCCGAAAAACCGCCGAAGCGCTGGAGCAAGGCGCGGTCGTCGCGGTGAAAGGGCTGGGTGGCTATCACCTCGCCGTCGGAGCAAGGCACGAAGAAGCCGCGCGACGGCTCAGGCAGCGCAAGCACCGCGAGGACAAGCCGTTCGCCGTCATGGTCGCCGACCTGACGCAAGCCCGGGAACTCGCCGAAGTCAGCACGGCAGCCGAAGAAGTGCTGACGAACCGAAGGCGGCCCATCGTCCTCCTGCCGAAGAAGGCCGAGCTCGCGGACGCCGTCGCGCCCGGCAACCGGCGGATCGGGCTCATGCTGCCCTACACCCCGCTGCACCACCTGCTGCTGGAGCACACCGGACCCATCGTGCTGACCAGCGCGAACGTCTCCGACGCGCCCATCGTGTACCGCGACGAAGACCTCGGCCGCCTCGAGGGCATCGCCGACGCCTTCCTGACCCACGACCGGCCGATCCACGTCCGGACCGACGACTCCGTGGTGCGCATCGTGCGGGGGCGAGAGCAGCTCCAGCGGCGTTCACGCGGCTACGCGCCCGAGCCGGTCCGGCTCGAAACGAAAAAGCACCTCCTCGGCTGCGGCGCCGAGCTCAAGAACACCTTCTGCCTCGCCAAGGGCCGCCACGCCTTCGTCTCGCACCACATCGGCGACCTCGAGAACTACGAGACGTTCAAGTCCTTCACCGAAGGCATCGCCCACTTCGAACGCCTCTTCGCCATCGATCCCGTCGTCGTAGTGCACGACCTGCACCCCGAGTACCTGTCGACGAAATACGCGCTCGATCAGGACGTCGAGCTGCTCGGCGTCCAGCACCACCACGCCCACATCGCCGCCTGCCTGGCCGACAACGGCGAGGACGGCCCGGTCCTCGGCGTCGCCTTCGACGGCACCGGCTTCGGTCCCGACGGCACCGTCTGGGGCGGCGAGTTCCTCCTCGCCGACCTCACGACCTACCGGCGGCTCACCCACCTGAAAGCAGTCCGGATGCCCGGTGGCGCCCAAGCCATCCGGCAGCCCTGGCGGATGGCTGCGTCCTATGTGGACGAACTCGGGCGGCCGGCGCGCGACGACATCGTGAAGCTCAAGCGCAGTGGCCTCAACTCACCCCTGACCTCCAGTGCCGGACGCCTCTTCGACGCCGCTGCCGCGCTCCTCGGCGTCCGGGACACCGTCACCTACGAAGGCCAGGCCGCCATCGAGCTGGAGCAGCTGGCCGACCCGGCCGAGAAGTCCGCCTACCGTGCTCGGATCGACGAGGAAATCCACGGCGAAGACCTCATCGCCGCCCTCCTGGACGACCCCGGAAGCAGAGCGAAGAGAGCCGCCCGCTTCCACAATGGGGTGGCCGACGCGATCGCGCGGACCTGCGACCGCTTCCGGGACCTCAGCGGCACCGTGGCGCTCTCCGGCGGGGTGTTCCAGAACGTCCTCCTGCTCGACCGGACCGTCGAAGAACTCGAGACCCAAGGCTTCCGCGTCCTGACCCACCGGCGGGTGCCCACCAACGACGGCGGGATCAGCTTCGGTCAGGTCGCCGTAGCCAGTCGTACCACTCGGTGA
- the hypB gene encoding hydrogenase nickel incorporation protein HypB, translating to MCDTCGCSDSDVRITDHAHTVVMEQDILAKNDELASHNRTHLRESEVFAINLMSSPGAGKTTLLERTIRFLGTPCAVIEGDQETLLDAERIKATGAPVVQINTGAGCHLDASMLHRALHSLAPARGSTLFIENVGNLVCPALFDLGEAARVVVLSVTEGPGKPLKYPHMFAATDLVLLNKVDLLPYVDFDVAEFERDTRRVNPSAAILPVSATRGDGLTEWYDWLRRPDRS from the coding sequence ATGTGTGACACCTGCGGCTGCTCGGATTCGGACGTCCGGATCACCGACCACGCGCACACGGTGGTCATGGAGCAGGACATCCTGGCGAAGAACGACGAACTCGCGTCGCACAACCGCACGCACCTGCGTGAATCGGAGGTCTTCGCGATCAACCTGATGAGTTCGCCCGGCGCCGGGAAGACGACCCTGCTGGAGCGGACCATCCGGTTCCTGGGCACGCCCTGCGCGGTGATCGAAGGCGACCAGGAGACGCTGCTCGACGCCGAGCGGATCAAGGCCACCGGCGCGCCGGTCGTGCAGATCAACACCGGCGCGGGCTGTCACCTGGACGCGTCCATGCTGCACCGGGCGCTGCATTCGCTGGCGCCCGCACGCGGCTCGACGCTGTTCATCGAGAACGTCGGCAACCTGGTCTGCCCGGCGTTGTTCGACCTCGGCGAGGCGGCCCGGGTCGTGGTCCTTTCGGTGACCGAGGGGCCCGGGAAGCCCCTGAAGTACCCGCACATGTTCGCCGCGACGGACCTCGTGCTGCTGAACAAGGTCGACCTGCTGCCGTACGTCGACTTCGACGTCGCCGAGTTCGAGCGGGACACGCGGCGGGTCAACCCTTCAGCGGCGATCCTCCCGGTCAGCGCGACGCGCGGCGACGGCCTCACCGAGTGGTACGACTGGCTACGGCGACCTGACCGAAGCTGA
- a CDS encoding hydrogenase maturation nickel metallochaperone HypA, with product MHEMAITQSVVDAIVARLGEAAVSCVRLEIGRLSGVVPDSVRFCFDVLCAGTSLEGARLDIAEPPGQARCRDCGDEFTLDDFILLCPCGSADVAVLAGRELRITSVEVGHV from the coding sequence GTGCACGAAATGGCGATCACGCAGTCGGTCGTCGACGCGATCGTCGCCCGCCTCGGCGAGGCGGCGGTTTCGTGCGTCCGGCTCGAGATCGGCCGGCTGTCCGGCGTGGTGCCGGACAGCGTCCGGTTCTGCTTCGACGTCCTCTGCGCGGGGACGTCCCTCGAAGGCGCCCGGCTGGACATCGCCGAGCCGCCGGGCCAGGCGCGCTGCCGCGACTGCGGCGACGAGTTCACGCTCGACGACTTCATCCTGCTGTGCCCCTGCGGCAGCGCCGACGTCGCGGTGCTCGCGGGACGCGAACTGCGCATCACCTCGGTGGAGGTCGGCCATGTGTGA
- the hypE gene encoding hydrogenase expression/formation protein HypE, with translation MTTTEREQQVLDRIERARRRRAKVREERITLSHGAGGKSTHTLIEAVFLDAFRNPLLEPLEDAASLTIGDARLALTTDSYVVSPLFFPGGNIGDLAVNGTVNDLAVSGARPLYLTAGFILEEGFPVEDLLKIVESMKTAAEAAGVQIVTGDTKVVQRGKADGVYINTAGVGVLMHTGLGVATAKPGDAVLVSGPIGDHGVTIMLARGELDIDADLESDTAPVHELVAGLLAAVPGVRAMRDATRGGVATILNEIAKAAEVAVVVDEKAVPVREEVRGASELLGIDPLYVACEGRIVVVVDGSQTDDALTALRSHPLGADAAVIGRVAVDPPGIVLLNTAFGGTRIVDLLVGDPLPRIC, from the coding sequence ATGACCACCACCGAACGCGAGCAGCAGGTCCTCGACCGCATCGAACGAGCGCGGCGGCGGCGCGCGAAGGTGCGAGAAGAGCGCATCACGCTGTCGCACGGCGCGGGCGGCAAGTCGACGCACACGCTGATCGAGGCCGTGTTCCTCGACGCGTTCCGCAACCCGTTGCTCGAGCCGCTGGAGGACGCGGCGTCGCTGACCATCGGCGACGCTCGCCTGGCCCTGACCACGGACTCCTACGTCGTCTCGCCGCTGTTCTTCCCCGGCGGGAACATCGGCGACCTCGCGGTCAACGGCACGGTCAACGACCTCGCCGTGTCCGGCGCGCGACCGCTGTACCTGACCGCGGGATTCATCCTCGAAGAGGGCTTTCCCGTCGAGGACCTGCTGAAGATCGTCGAGTCGATGAAGACCGCCGCCGAAGCGGCCGGCGTCCAGATCGTCACCGGCGACACGAAGGTCGTGCAGCGCGGCAAGGCCGACGGCGTCTACATCAACACCGCGGGGGTCGGCGTGCTCATGCACACCGGGCTCGGCGTCGCCACCGCGAAGCCCGGAGACGCCGTCCTCGTCTCCGGGCCGATCGGCGACCACGGCGTCACGATCATGCTGGCCCGCGGTGAACTCGACATCGACGCCGACCTCGAGTCCGACACCGCGCCGGTGCACGAACTGGTGGCCGGGCTGCTGGCCGCGGTGCCCGGCGTGCGCGCGATGCGGGACGCGACCCGCGGCGGCGTCGCCACCATCCTCAACGAGATCGCGAAGGCGGCGGAGGTCGCTGTGGTCGTCGACGAGAAGGCCGTCCCGGTGCGCGAGGAGGTCCGCGGCGCGTCGGAGCTGCTCGGCATCGACCCGCTGTACGTCGCTTGCGAAGGCCGGATCGTGGTCGTCGTCGACGGCTCGCAGACTGACGACGCGCTGACCGCGTTGCGCTCGCACCCGCTCGGCGCGGACGCCGCCGTGATCGGGCGCGTCGCCGTCGACCCGCCGGGGATCGTGCTGCTGAACACCGCGTTCGGTGGCACCCGGATCGTGGACCTGCTGGTCGGGGACCCGCTGCCGAGGATCTGCTAG
- the hypD gene encoding hydrogenase formation protein HypD — MRFVDEFRDAEKARALSAKITSLCEPGRHYKFMEVCGGHTHTIYKHGLEDYLPESITLVHGPGCPVCVIPMGRVDDAIHIARQPGVLMTSFGDMMRVPGSGGNFFDSNAEGTNIRMVYSPLDSLKIARQNPDLRVVFMAIGFETTTPSTAMTLLRAAAEGIENFSVFGNHVTIIPAIKAILDSPDLRLDGFIGPGHVSTVIGCRPYEFIARDYGKPVVVAGFEPLDILQSIYMLMLQLSTGRSEVENQYSRVVPWNGNIVALKVINEVMQLRPYFEWRGLGFITHSAMAIREKYAAFDAERIFEIPGLRVADPKACQCGEVLKGVLKPWECKVFGTACTPETPIGTCMVSPEGACAAYYNFGRFSRQRVREASRA; from the coding sequence ATGCGTTTCGTCGACGAGTTCCGCGACGCGGAGAAGGCGCGGGCGCTGTCCGCGAAGATCACGTCGCTGTGCGAGCCGGGCCGCCACTACAAGTTCATGGAGGTCTGCGGCGGGCACACGCACACCATCTACAAGCACGGCCTCGAGGACTACCTGCCCGAGAGCATCACGCTGGTGCACGGGCCCGGCTGCCCGGTGTGCGTGATCCCGATGGGCCGCGTCGACGACGCCATCCACATCGCCCGGCAGCCCGGCGTGCTCATGACGTCGTTCGGCGACATGATGCGCGTGCCCGGGTCCGGCGGGAACTTCTTCGACTCCAACGCCGAGGGCACCAACATCCGGATGGTCTACTCGCCGCTCGACTCGCTGAAGATCGCGCGGCAGAACCCGGACCTGCGCGTGGTGTTCATGGCCATCGGGTTCGAGACGACCACGCCGTCGACCGCGATGACGCTGCTGCGCGCGGCCGCCGAGGGCATCGAGAACTTCTCGGTGTTCGGCAACCACGTCACGATCATCCCGGCGATCAAGGCCATCCTCGACTCCCCCGACCTGCGGCTCGACGGCTTCATCGGCCCGGGGCACGTCTCCACGGTGATCGGCTGCCGTCCGTACGAGTTCATCGCGCGCGACTACGGCAAGCCCGTCGTCGTCGCCGGGTTCGAGCCCCTGGACATCCTGCAGTCGATCTACATGTTGATGCTGCAGCTGTCCACCGGGAGGTCGGAGGTCGAGAACCAGTACTCGCGGGTCGTGCCGTGGAACGGGAACATCGTCGCGTTGAAGGTGATCAACGAGGTCATGCAGCTGCGGCCGTACTTCGAGTGGCGCGGCCTCGGGTTCATCACGCACTCGGCGATGGCGATCCGCGAGAAGTACGCCGCCTTCGACGCCGAGCGGATCTTCGAGATCCCCGGCCTGCGCGTCGCGGACCCGAAGGCGTGCCAGTGCGGCGAGGTGCTCAAGGGCGTGCTGAAGCCGTGGGAGTGCAAGGTGTTCGGCACCGCGTGCACCCCGGAGACGCCGATCGGGACGTGCATGGTCTCACCCGAAGGCGCCTGCGCGGCGTACTACAACTTCGGCCGGTTCAGCCGTCAGCGCGTCCGGGAGGCGAGCCGCGCATGA
- a CDS encoding HypC/HybG/HupF family hydrogenase formation chaperone, translated as MCLGIPGEIIEISEERPDLAKVSVSGVKRTINIGLLADDPPAPGEWILIHVGFALSKIDEAEAAAALEFLESIGKAYEDEMAALLESRIE; from the coding sequence GTGTGCCTCGGGATCCCGGGCGAGATCATCGAAATCAGCGAGGAGCGACCGGACCTCGCGAAGGTGTCCGTGAGCGGTGTCAAGCGCACCATCAACATCGGGCTGCTGGCCGACGACCCGCCCGCGCCGGGCGAGTGGATCCTCATCCACGTCGGCTTCGCACTGTCCAAAATAGACGAAGCTGAGGCCGCGGCCGCGCTGGAGTTCCTCGAGAGCATCGGCAAGGCGTACGAGGACGAAATGGCCGCTCTTCTGGAATCCCGGATCGAGTAG
- a CDS encoding DUF6893 family small protein, which yields MKRLLFLAVLLGGATWLAKQFEPDIRRYLEMSRM from the coding sequence ATGAAGCGTCTGCTGTTCCTCGCCGTGCTGCTCGGCGGCGCGACCTGGCTGGCCAAGCAGTTCGAGCCCGACATCCGGCGGTACCTCGAGATGAGCCGGATGTAA
- a CDS encoding hydrogenase maturation protease, with protein MRPRVLVAGIGNIFLRDDGFGVEVIKELEGTDLPPWVQIADYGIAGMHLAYDLMGGYDTTILLDATPHGRPPGTLSLIEADTEDLAAAASIDAHGMQPDAVFRLLRLLGGDAGRVLVVGCEPACLDEGIGLSPEVTAAIPAAVRAVTELAWGTSPELPLKEKTEV; from the coding sequence ATGAGGCCACGAGTCCTGGTCGCCGGCATCGGCAACATCTTCCTGCGCGACGACGGCTTCGGTGTCGAAGTCATCAAGGAGCTGGAGGGCACCGACCTGCCGCCCTGGGTGCAGATCGCCGACTACGGCATCGCCGGCATGCACCTCGCCTACGACCTGATGGGCGGCTACGACACGACGATCCTGCTCGACGCGACCCCGCACGGCCGCCCGCCCGGCACGCTGTCGCTCATCGAGGCCGATACCGAAGACCTCGCGGCCGCGGCGTCGATCGACGCGCACGGCATGCAGCCGGACGCGGTGTTCCGGCTGTTGCGCCTGCTCGGCGGCGACGCCGGGCGCGTGCTCGTCGTCGGCTGCGAACCGGCTTGCCTCGACGAAGGGATCGGGCTGTCGCCCGAGGTGACAGCGGCCATTCCGGCCGCGGTCCGCGCCGTCACCGAGCTCGCCTGGGGAACCAGTCCCGAGCTGCCGCTCAAGGAGAAGACGGAGGTCTGA